The DNA region actctgtgtggagtttgcacatttttcctgtgtctgcctgggtttcctcccacaatccaaagatgagcagcttaggtgaattggccatgctcaattacccatagtgttcagggatgtgtagattaagtGCATTTGTCAGTGATAAATCTagcataatagggtaggggaatgggtctgggtgggttactatttggagtgtcagtgtggatttgatgggccgaaggtcctgtttccacactgtagggattctatgattctcctcCTTCGATGTTCCAGTGAATATGGGTCAAGTCTGTCTTCATTCCTGATGTCAGCCTAGTGAACCTCCACTATATTCCCCCTGTCAGAAGTATATCCTTGGCACCTGGGCAGTCCATTTCTATAGCTCCCCCAGTGGTTTCTTTGGAAGACAGCTGGGAAGTAAGAATAGAGACCTAATAACTTCTCTCCCTTTACAGAGAGAAGTTGCAGCTATTTTCCAGTTCCTACCTGTCCAGTGCTGCTGAAATGAGCAATTAGATCTGACCCTTCATGCTGCTTGGCCCAACAACTCTGTGATGGTGATTTAACTGAAAGAGGTTTTTTTAAATATGTCAGATGCGCAGTGACAAAAAATGTTCCATCTTTTATCATCATTTTTTCCCAGGTCTGTGCTGACGGCTATGAAGTGAGCAATCTGATATCTGCGGACCCTGTGAAAAGAAAATGTGGCTTCCGTGCTGAATACTTCATCAAGCCTCCTGTACATGTTACCATTTCATTCCCATTTAACGTGGAACTATGTAAGATTGACATAGATGTGTCGGCCAGCTTACAAAACTCTTCAAGGTTGGATATTTATACATGTACCACACGCAGTAAGGATATGACATGGAATGGAGCTCCCTCACACAGCTCTCCATCAGCAGACCATGCCTTTTCTGACAGTGATGTTTTCACATTGGTGGGGAAGGCCATGTTGAAAAACCAAAACAAAGTGTCCTTCAGACATAAAGCCTTTAAAGCCAGGGCTCCTTTTCGTGAATTTACTGAGCATTctgttgttgctgatggtacCTTTGTGCAGGATTTATGGAATAAGGGTCAGTTTTCACTGACAAATATAAATCACCTCAGGATCTCCATTGCTTATGTGTCAGGTGGCAGTTTGCCTTGCTTAAGGAAGGTTGACATCTGGGGCCAACCATCGTGGTCTTGCCCTCGTAATATCATAGAATGTGCCTTCAGAGTTTATCAGAAATACAAAGCTGAACCATCAATTCCAATACTCACGCAGGAAAATGTTTCTGTCACCCAGTCTAGTAATGCACCGAGAGACGGCCTGCACCCAGATGTTAGCAGCTCTTCAGTGACCAATGGGAATGTTCCAGAAGAATTTCTGGACCCCATCACTTCTGAGATCATGATCCTCCCAATGTTGCTTCCCTGTGGGAAAGTGATTGATCAGAGTACTCTGGACAAATACAATCAGTGTGAAGCTACATGGGGCAGAGTGCCAAACGACCCCTTCACAAATGTTCCCTTCAGCCGGAATTCCAAACCAGTCCCTCACTCAACtctgaaagcaaggctggattaTTTCCTGCTGCAGACCTCGATACCGGATCGTGCCGTTGTGGGGAGGACTCGCGTTGGATTTGCTGCCTCATCTGCAGTGAAGAGAAAGTCAGACTCCCCACAGGGCGTAGACACAAATCCTATCTTGGAAGGACTAAATGCTGGCATTAGTGGGAACTCCACTGCTGTGCTAGACTGTGGTGAAAAGCGATTCAAAACAGGAATGAGAAAACTGCAAGAGCCTGTACAAGATTTGGGTATAACTGTCTTTCATTTTCTCCTTTTGTCACTTATAGAAAATAGGGCAGCACAACGCAGCAATAAGGAATTTACCAGAAAATTATTTATTTGTTGAGTTGTCAGATATGGAACTCAGAGGTAATtgaacaattagattagattccctacagtatggaaacaggccctcaggCTCAACAAGtccccactgaccctccaaagagtaacccacccagactaattcccctaccctatatttacccctgactagaggtatttagataaatacaaggggaaaaggaacagaataacaggttaAGATGAAATAAGCTGGAGGAGATTCATGAGGAGCATTGACACTGCCGtagacaaattggactgaattccctgtttctgtgctgtaaaatgcTATGTAATTAATCTCCAACAGAGCCAGAAGGGAAATGAGGGAAACCCTAAGGTTTGAAGCCAAATTCTTTCCAAGCTTGCTCCAATTACTGTATGTCATGTCAACATAGTTGAATAATGTCTTTCTTAATTTGAGTTGGATCAAGCTGTCACCTCCACTCGGGTACAGTTTCCAGCAGGGTCAATGAACTGAAATCAGGAATTGTAACCTGAGTTGATTTTTCATTTCTCAGATGGATTCACTTGTAATATCCATACCACCACCCCCAACTAAAATTAGGTCACACAAGTGGGGAATTATATCTTGTTTTTGTAGACCCAGATGCCTTCCTTGCTTGTCCCTCTGGTCTGTGGCTGAATTTTCGTTTTGCCCTTTTGATTTAACTGCTGTAATATAATTTTCATGGGTGCATCTGTTTTTGTTACCTTCCATCGGTGCCTGGGTATTTTAACACTTCAAAGTGTCACACTTTGTTATACATATGAAGTTAAATATTTACAATAGAAAAAGGTGGCTGATTGTTTCAGGCTACCTTCTTCTGACTGGTAGGCAGAATTTAACAATGTTTGTGCTTATATTCATAAAATCTTAAAATGACACAATATGGAAGGGAACGGTTTGATCCGTGCTGTCTGCTGGTTCCTTGAAATAACAGgacgagcagagtagtaatctcaggatttctACCGGTGCCACAGGCTGATGAGGCTAGGAATAGAGTGAGTGGCTGCAAGGCTGGTGTAGGagagagggcttcagatatgtggatcattgggattctttctgaggaaggtgggacctgtacaagaagaatgggttgcatctgaaccggaggggtaccaatatcctgggtgggaagtTTGCTACAactcttcgggagggtttaaactagattgacgAGGGAGTGGGAACCTGAGCTTCAGATCAGGTGATGGATAGGTAGTGGACAgccagagagtctgtgaggagggatGGGCACTTGATAGGGaaaaggtgcagtcagtgtgatgggttgaagtgtgtgtattttaatgcaagaagtatcaggaataagagtgatgaactcagagcatggatcagtacttagaGCTATGATGTTATGGCCACTGCGGAGactggatatcacaggggcaggaatggttgttggatgttccaaggtttagatgtttcaaaagcaaGTGGGGGAAAgcaaaagaggtggaggagtggcattgctaatctgGGATAGTATCACAACTGCAGAAAGGGACATTATCGAggatggtttctgtacagagtGAGTATGGGTAGAAGTCAGAAATACGATACGAGTGGTCACTTTTTTGGGAGTTTTCTCCAGgcaccccaatagcaacagagaaaCGAGCAGCAGATTGggatgcagattttggaaaggtgcagaagtaacagggttgttgtcattgGTGACttttaacttcccaaatattgattggaacctactTAGTTTAAATAGTTTGGATGAAGCAGTTTTAATCAGGTGTGTGCAGGAAGGGTTCCcttatgtagataggctgactagaggagaagtgcaaaacttgtgcccacacctcccctctcacctcccttcaaggccccaatggacccttctatatccgtcgcaaattcacctgcacctccacacacatcatttactgtatccgctgcacccgatgtggtctcctctacgttggggagacaggccgcctacttgcggaacgtttctgggacacccgcaccaaccaacccaactgtcccgtggctgaacactttaattccccctcctactctgccaaggacatgcaggtccttggcctccatcgccagaccctggccccacaacgcctggaggaagagcacctcatcttctgcctaggaaccctccaatcacttgggatgaatgtagatttctccagcttcctcatttccaccctcccccaccttatcgcAGTCCCAAttcccggattcagcaccgccctcttgacctgaaatcttcttcctgacctctccgcccccaccctttCTCTGGCCtaccaccctcacctccttccacctatcgtatttccagcgtgccccccatcccccaactttTATCTCAGCCAGCTTGGcacactagcctcattcctgaagaagggcttatgcccaaaacgtcgattcttctgctctttggatgctgcctggcctactgcgcttttccagcaccacacttttcaactctgactggAGGAGATGCCATTCTGGATTTGGTGCTTCACAACGAACCacgccaggtgtcagatctctcgatGGGAGGGCATTTCAGCAATGGTGATCACAACTCCATGAACTTTACTGTACTCATGGAGAGGCAtgggagcagacagtatgggaaggtatttaattgggggagggggaattaaaatgttATTAGGCAGGAAGTGGGGCGCCTCAATCAGGAaccgatgttctcagggaaatgcataaCAGAAACG from Chiloscyllium punctatum isolate Juve2018m chromosome 1, sChiPun1.3, whole genome shotgun sequence includes:
- the ubox5 gene encoding RING finger protein 37, translating into MALNVCLPHFSPRVQCNKVCADGYEVSNLISADPVKRKCGFRAEYFIKPPVHVTISFPFNVELCKIDIDVSASLQNSSRLDIYTCTTRSKDMTWNGAPSHSSPSADHAFSDSDVFTLVGKAMLKNQNKVSFRHKAFKARAPFREFTEHSVVADGTFVQDLWNKGQFSLTNINHLRISIAYVSGGSLPCLRKVDIWGQPSWSCPRNIIECAFRVYQKYKAEPSIPILTQENVSVTQSSNAPRDGLHPDVSSSSVTNGNVPEEFLDPITSEIMILPMLLPCGKVIDQSTLDKYNQCEATWGRVPNDPFTNVPFSRNSKPVPHSTLKARLDYFLLQTSIPDRAVVGRTRVGFAASSAVKRKSDSPQGVDTNPILEGLNAGISGNSTAVLDCGEKRFKTGMRKLQEPVQDLGPVSHEQRLSQSLDNALTSALSTLPTFTVRQRQDQQQPVAGSISDCTQEWTPASSDEVCISCRQSFSAYSQNVVVYRLLCGHLICRVCLSERQKSSALSCLKCNRAICTHDVVRVHL